In Nymphaea colorata isolate Beijing-Zhang1983 chromosome 5, ASM883128v2, whole genome shotgun sequence, one genomic interval encodes:
- the LOC116255190 gene encoding bifunctional pinoresinol-lariciresinol reductase 2-like: MDSSKVLIVYSKGYIGAWITKACLASSKHQSFFLTGPTTHAIIYKLPLLLSYKQAGATLVEASLDDHESLVSLLSGIDYVISAIAEEQIEQQLKLVRAIKQVAAIKVYANPGPGDYSAGRTGFTIKPTITPQPDTNS, encoded by the exons ATGGATTCAAGCAAGGTCCTGATTGTATATTCCAAAGGCTACATCGGCGCTTGGATAACCAAGGCCTGCCTGGCTTCTTCCAAGCACCAGTCCTTCTTTCTCACCGGCCCTACCACTCATGCCATCATTTACAAGCTGCCACTCCTCCTCTCCTACAAGCAAGCAGGTGCTACGCTGGTGGAGGCCTCCCTGGACGACCATGAATCTCTGGTCTCCCTCCTCTCTGGGATCGACTACGTCATCTCCGCCATCGCCGAAGAGCAAATTGAACAGCAGCTCAAGCTCGTCCGGGCCATCAAGCAAGTTGCAGCCATAaag GTCTATGCAAACCCTGGCCCAGGCGATTACTCAGCTGGTAGAACTGGCTTCACCATCAAACCCACCATAACACCTCAACCAGATACCAACAGCTAG
- the LOC116254690 gene encoding uncharacterized protein LOC116254690 — translation MGNSLRCCISCMLPCGALDVVRIVHSNGHVEEMSGDVCAGDVMKANPKHVLRKHCPEGVRIIVLPPDAQLKRGHIYFLSPVSSASSSPAADASGGNFSAKGAARSKRKKGQFHEDDDSISSNGSLKTPAHKSKVSSQHGGYLVEILSEKKSSFGRGKRRGRVGIWRPHLESISEDF, via the coding sequence atgggGAACAGCTTAAGGTGCTGCATATCGTGCATGCTGCCGTGCGGGGCGCTGGACGTGGTGAGGATCGTGCACTCGAACGGGCACGTGGAGGAGATGAGCGGCGACGTCTGCGCCGGCGACGTCATGAAGGCGAACCCGAAGCACGTCCTGCGGAAGCACTGCCCCGAGGGCGTCCGCATCATCGTCCTCCCTCCCGACGCCCAGCTCAAGCGCGGCCACATCTACTTCCTCAGCCCCGTCTCCTCCGCTTCCTCTTCCCCCGCCGCCGATGCCTCGGGCGGCAACTTCTCCGCCAAAGGGGCTGCGAGaagcaagaggaagaagggcCAGTTTCACGAAGACGACGACTCAATATCCTCGAACGGTTCCCTTAAGACGCCCGCCCACAAATCGAAGGTCTCCTCTCAGCATGGTGGGTACCTCGTGGAGATCCTTTCCGAGAAGAAGAGCTCCTTCGGCAGAGGCaaaaggagagggagagttGGAATCTGGAGACCTCATCTAGAGAGCATATCGGAAGATTTCTGA